A single region of the Hippoglossus hippoglossus isolate fHipHip1 chromosome 17, fHipHip1.pri, whole genome shotgun sequence genome encodes:
- the LOC117778711 gene encoding leucine-rich repeat-containing protein 19-like — protein sequence MGVWSCNILVLLFLCGASVTEARPAFLSDVEHRGLQRRLLVEEDPTSSNTNGTQRAADPDWGSKSVEWSYLAAGLGTVLTISLLIVMAVKLRLFHRFLASYRHSLLHEADGASQYGHDDLSYPSNVSGRMGRVRGTVSGQDEDDDGFIEDNYIQTSERHRAERERVEEEEGTDDSDDDLQFTVG from the exons ATGGGGGTGTGGAGCTGCAACATCCTTgtgctgttgtttctctgtggagCTTCTGTCACTGAGGCCCGTCCTGCTTTTTTATCTGACGTGGAGCACAGGGGCCTTCAGAGACGTCTTCTAGTGGAGGAAGATCCCACCAGCAGCAACACTAATGGAACTCAGA GGGCAGCCGATCCAGATTGGGGCTCAAAGTCAGTGGAGTGGTCCTATCTGGCTGCAGGACTGGGCACGGTCCTCACCATCTCCCTCCTCATCGTGATGGCAGTCAAGCTTCGCCTCTTCCACCGCTTCCTGGCCAGCTACAGACACTCCCTGCTCCACGAGGCCGATGGGGCCAGCCAGTACGGTCATGATGATTTGTCTTACCCGAGCAATGTGTCGGGTAGGATGGGAAGGGTCAGGGGGACTGTGAGTGGGCAGGATGAAGACGATGACGGCTTCATCGAGGACAATTATATCCAGACCAGTGAGAGACACCGGgcggagagagaaagagtggaggaggaggaggggacagaCGACAGCGACGATGATCTTCAGTTCACAGTAGGGTGA
- the LOC117778168 gene encoding protein shisa-like-2A, whose translation MSADCSSYHSTDGAFVDSFSCPKPGNAAAAVFCCGFNDVKYCCDDPNSFFPYEYGYMWWLSIGALVGLSIAAVVLLAFLITVCVLCYLFIASKPNRLDNGLPLRVPGDASEGSSHSRATRASGPQGFRKHFSSKLDCDNQPPDPERLFQRCFTATVTSVKVESPS comes from the exons atgaGCGCTGACTGCAGCAGTTACCACAGCACTGACGGTGCGTTCGTGGACAGCTTCTCTTGCCCCAAACCTGGAAACGCCGCTGCCGCTGTCTTCTGCTGCGGCTTCAATGATGTTAAATACTGCTGCGATGATCCCAACAGTTTCTTCCCTTATGAGTACGGATACATGTGGTGGCTGAG taTCGGAGCACTGGTTGGTCTGTCCATTGCAGCGGTGGTCCTCCTTGCCTTTCTCATCACGGTGTGTGTCCTCTGCTACCTCTTCATCGCCTCTAAACCCAATCGTCTTGACAACGGCCTACCTCTCAGGGTACCAG GAGATGCCAGCGAGGGATCCAGCCATTCGAGAGCGACCCGTGCCTCTGGTCCGCAGGGATTCAGGAAACACTTCAGCAGCAAGCTGGACTGTGACAACCAGCCGCCGGACCCTGAGCGCCTGTTTCAGAGATGCTTCACAGCCACCGTCACCAGTGTGAAGGTGGAGAGTCCATCGTAG
- the tmem125b gene encoding transmembrane protein 125 has product MTEMQAFYHNVRRPAGLYLEPTLMQRRVLEDQVELWWFREPRRSLLCYCASVALIMGLGLGGVGLLSTTKSLSGEWRLGVGTTLCLLALAVLLKQLLSSAIQDMNCVRSRRRIDLLKSGGRADPVLILAVGSAVMLCGTVLLCMATIGNRVYDSREMLVSGLVLMAAGVVMAVAVVGYGVMIYLKKQREQRRRRMMRMSRARRLGSRAVLVFSVSGGQTSQVRRETSSSRTSLI; this is encoded by the coding sequence ATGACTGAGATGCAGGCATTCTACCACAACGTGCGTCGGCCTGCGGGCCTCTACCTGGAGCCCACCTTGATGCAGAGACGCGTCCTGGAGGACCAGGTGGAGCTGTGGTGGTTCCGAGAGCCACGCCGCTCCTTGCTGTGCTACTGTGCCTCAGTGGCCCTCATTATGGGGCTGGGCCTTGGCGGTGTAGGCCTCCTCTCCACGACCAAGAGCCTGTCTGGAGAGTGGAGACTCGGGGTGGGCACCACCCTCTGCCTCTTAGCCCTCGCTGTTTTGCTCAAGCAGCTCCTCAGCTCTGCCATCCAGGACATGAACTGCGTGCGCAGCCGGCGTCGCATTGACCTTTTGAAGAGCGGCGGGAGGGCTGACCCGGTGCTGATTCTTGCCGTGGGGTCAGCAGTGATGCTCTGTGGGACAGTGCTTCTCTGCATGGCCACAATTGGCAACCGAGTTTACGACAGCAGGGAGATGTTGGTGTCTGGGCTGGTGCTGATGGCTGCTGGGGTCGTCATGGCAGTGGCTGTTGTGGGTTATGGTGTGATGATTTACCTTAAGAAGcaaagggagcagaggaggaggaggatgatgagaaTGAGCAGAGCCAGGAGGCTGGGGAGTCGAGCCGTCCTGGTGTTCAGTGTCTCAGGGGGACAGACGAGCCAAGTCAGGAGAGAGACATCCTCCAGCAGGACAAGTCTGATCTGA